In Thermococcus sp. 21S7, the following are encoded in one genomic region:
- a CDS encoding DevR family CRISPR-associated autoregulator, with protein MSEEKTKVFEIAILGRALWELHSLNNEGNVGNVVEPRSVKIIDPNTRKAVTTDGISGEMLKHIHAEMMWILDTKNNLCDACKIQHPERFNYVIKTNSTVKSSINRPEDAISQALNTCDICDIHGFMITEKVTVSRKSTVEFGWALGIPEVYRDIHLHARHSTQTQAIEEVLEPGQWGEHKCSVKGCDTDPDEGRLLKINGKWYCEAHAPTAQMIYHRPTRTGEYAIVTVFQPWRICLNEAKQDVYSYECEDSKRIKRYELALRAYQLMFLRPQGAMTTTRLPHTVDFKGVIVYSTEPIPVPVISPLKKNYKEEITSIAQSFKSGDNEPIKVVEFNSLSEFVKKLSSLLSKSEPYTMNFNTK; from the coding sequence ATGAGTGAAGAAAAGACAAAGGTTTTTGAGATTGCCATACTCGGTAGGGCCCTTTGGGAGCTCCACAGCCTCAATAACGAAGGGAACGTTGGAAACGTCGTTGAGCCAAGAAGCGTCAAGATAATAGACCCAAACACTAGGAAGGCAGTAACTACCGACGGCATCTCAGGAGAAATGCTCAAGCACATACACGCCGAGATGATGTGGATACTAGATACCAAAAATAATCTGTGTGACGCTTGCAAAATACAACACCCGGAGAGGTTTAACTATGTCATAAAAACTAACTCGACGGTTAAGAGTAGCATCAATAGACCAGAAGATGCAATATCACAGGCCCTAAACACCTGTGATATATGTGATATCCACGGATTCATGATTACTGAGAAAGTTACAGTATCTAGGAAGTCTACCGTTGAATTTGGCTGGGCCTTGGGAATTCCTGAAGTATACAGAGATATACATCTTCATGCTAGGCACTCTACACAGACGCAAGCAATAGAAGAAGTTCTGGAGCCAGGACAATGGGGCGAACACAAATGTTCGGTTAAAGGATGTGACACTGACCCAGATGAGGGTAGACTACTTAAGATAAACGGAAAATGGTACTGTGAAGCCCATGCTCCTACTGCTCAGATGATATATCACCGACCAACAAGAACTGGAGAATATGCAATAGTTACAGTGTTCCAGCCATGGAGAATATGTCTTAATGAGGCAAAACAGGATGTCTACAGTTATGAATGTGAGGATAGCAAAAGGATAAAAAGATACGAACTTGCCTTGAGAGCATACCAGCTTATGTTCTTAAGACCCCAAGGAGCTATGACAACAACACGGTTACCTCACACGGTTGATTTTAAGGGCGTAATAGTGTACTCCACCGAGCCTATTCCTGTGCCAGTGATTTCCCCACTTAAAAAGAACTACAAGGAGGAGATTACATCAATAGCACAGAGTTTCAAAAGCGGTGATAATGAACCGATTAAGGTCGTTGAATTTAATAGCCTTTCAGAGTTCGTTAAAAAGCTCAGTAGCCTACTAAGTAAGTCAGAGCCCTATACAATGAACTTCAACACTAAATGA